A single region of the Stenotrophomonas sp. Marseille-Q4652 genome encodes:
- a CDS encoding D-(-)-3-hydroxybutyrate oligomer hydrolase has translation MNKPILRAACGLIVGLSLASCASRPASGPAGASMFSNERSSVHRDGDDLLTGGLGLAGLRSMGPPAFADANAPTVEELRRRALWSSWRGIADLAPGGGYGELFGSLGAVPGREFSAYARLPGARQPHRVLAQVPDAFDTGKRCVLVAPSSGSRGIYGAVSVAAAWGLPRGCAVVYTDKGAGSDYFDLDAQQGVRADGSVAAVDAADDLAFVPEAPTGASGVAFKHAHSQENPEADWGRHVKQAAQFALHALDQAYPQAAPFTFDNTRIIAVGISNGGGAVLRAAELEGDWLDAVVAGEPNVLANGHGARALYDYTTEAALLMPCALLDVDKLPQPPLPAAVQAGAAVRCASLAAGGQVSGATTAEQARSAHELMRSRGWTDEALRAGALSVAFDLWRAVAVTYASAYGRYGVDEHPCGYSFAALNPDLSARASTAAERAAWIADGSGIPPGAGVGIIDSKFAMPDVTLAGLQCLRALWDGQGEDARRVRAGIEQTRAGLPRKGLPVMVVHGLDDGLIPPAFSSAPYVAAAQSAGRDVRYWKVRNAQHFDGFLGLPDYAARYVPLLPYVYAALDRVQAHLDSGAALPADGTINTVPRGPGKPLTADSLAMPR, from the coding sequence ATGAACAAGCCCATCCTGCGCGCCGCTTGCGGCCTGATTGTCGGACTCTCGCTGGCCTCGTGCGCCAGCCGCCCTGCCAGCGGTCCTGCCGGGGCTTCCATGTTCAGCAACGAGCGCAGCAGCGTGCATCGCGATGGCGATGACCTGCTGACCGGCGGGCTCGGCCTGGCCGGCCTGCGCAGCATGGGGCCGCCGGCCTTTGCCGATGCCAATGCACCGACCGTGGAGGAACTGCGTCGCCGCGCGCTGTGGAGCAGCTGGCGCGGCATCGCCGACCTCGCCCCGGGCGGCGGTTACGGCGAGCTGTTCGGCAGCCTGGGCGCGGTGCCGGGTCGCGAGTTCTCCGCCTACGCCAGGCTGCCGGGCGCACGCCAGCCGCACCGCGTGCTGGCGCAGGTGCCCGATGCGTTCGACACCGGCAAGCGCTGCGTGCTGGTCGCGCCGTCGTCCGGTTCGCGCGGCATCTACGGTGCGGTGTCGGTCGCGGCGGCCTGGGGCCTGCCCAGGGGCTGCGCCGTGGTCTACACCGACAAGGGCGCCGGCAGCGATTACTTCGACCTGGACGCGCAGCAGGGCGTGCGCGCCGACGGCAGCGTGGCCGCCGTGGATGCGGCGGATGACCTGGCCTTCGTGCCGGAGGCGCCGACCGGTGCGTCCGGCGTGGCATTCAAGCATGCGCATTCGCAGGAAAACCCGGAAGCGGACTGGGGTCGCCACGTGAAACAGGCGGCGCAGTTCGCCCTGCATGCGCTGGACCAAGCGTACCCGCAGGCCGCGCCGTTCACCTTCGACAACACCCGCATCATTGCGGTGGGCATTTCCAACGGCGGCGGCGCGGTGCTGCGTGCGGCCGAACTGGAAGGCGACTGGCTCGACGCCGTGGTCGCCGGCGAGCCCAACGTGCTGGCCAATGGTCACGGCGCCCGCGCGCTGTACGACTACACCACCGAAGCGGCGTTGCTGATGCCGTGCGCGCTGCTGGACGTGGACAAGCTGCCACAGCCGCCGCTGCCTGCCGCCGTGCAGGCCGGCGCCGCGGTGCGCTGTGCCTCGCTGGCGGCTGGCGGCCAGGTCAGCGGTGCCACTACTGCCGAGCAGGCGCGCTCGGCGCATGAGCTGATGCGCAGCCGCGGCTGGACCGACGAGGCGCTGCGCGCCGGCGCGCTGTCGGTGGCCTTCGACCTGTGGCGCGCGGTGGCGGTCACCTACGCGTCGGCCTATGGTCGTTACGGCGTCGATGAACACCCGTGCGGTTACTCGTTCGCCGCCCTGAACCCTGACCTCAGTGCGCGTGCCTCCACCGCGGCCGAGCGTGCGGCGTGGATCGCCGATGGCAGCGGCATTCCGCCCGGTGCCGGCGTCGGCATCATCGACAGCAAGTTCGCCATGCCCGACGTCACCCTGGCCGGCCTGCAGTGCCTGCGCGCGCTTTGGGACGGGCAGGGCGAGGACGCCAGGCGCGTGCGTGCCGGCATCGAACAGACCCGCGCCGGCCTGCCGCGCAAGGGTCTGCCGGTGATGGTGGTGCACGGTCTGGACGACGGCCTGATCCCGCCGGCGTTCAGCAGTGCGCCCTATGTGGCCGCCGCGCAGTCGGCCGGTCGCGACGTGCGCTACTGGAAGGTGCGCAACGCCCAGCACTTCGATGGTTTCCTGGGCCTGCCGGACTACGCCGCGCGCTACGTGCCGCTGCTGCCGTACGTGTATGCCGCGCTGGACCGGGTGCAGGCGCACCTGGACAGCGGCGCCGCGCTGCCGGCCGATGGCACGATCAATACCGTGCCGCGCGGCCCGGGCAAGCCGCTTACCGCCGACAGCCTGGCCATGCCGCGCTGA
- a CDS encoding 3-hydroxybutyrate dehydrogenase — protein sequence MDRFLQGRTALVTGSTSGIGLAIAQTLAAAGASVAINGLGSDDQIAQALDSVRQAGGGEARHFNADLRDAEQISAMLADVQAWSPVDVLVNNAGIQHAAPLAEQPVQKWNDIIAINLSAAFHTMQHLLPGMAGRGYGRVVNIASVHGLVASKNKAPYVASKFGIVGLSKVAALEYAAAGSRASGGVTVNCVCPGWVETPLIEPQIQAHRNGGSRDDGVRALLEEKQPSLRMSLPSDIAAMVAWLCRDEAHNVTGASFPMDGGWTSQ from the coding sequence ATGGACCGCTTCCTGCAAGGCCGCACCGCGCTGGTGACCGGCAGCACCTCGGGCATCGGCCTGGCCATCGCGCAGACGCTGGCCGCGGCCGGTGCAAGCGTGGCCATCAACGGCCTCGGCAGCGACGACCAGATCGCCCAGGCGCTGGACAGCGTGCGCCAGGCCGGCGGCGGCGAAGCCCGCCACTTCAATGCCGACCTGCGCGATGCCGAACAGATCAGCGCGATGCTGGCCGACGTGCAGGCGTGGTCACCGGTGGACGTGCTGGTCAACAACGCCGGCATCCAGCATGCCGCGCCGCTGGCCGAGCAGCCGGTGCAGAAGTGGAACGACATCATCGCCATCAACCTCAGCGCCGCCTTCCACACCATGCAGCACCTGCTGCCGGGGATGGCCGGGCGTGGCTACGGCCGCGTGGTCAACATCGCCTCGGTGCACGGCCTGGTCGCCTCGAAGAACAAGGCGCCGTACGTGGCCAGCAAGTTCGGCATCGTCGGCCTGAGCAAGGTGGCGGCGCTGGAATATGCCGCGGCCGGCAGCCGCGCCAGCGGTGGCGTCACCGTCAACTGCGTATGCCCGGGCTGGGTGGAGACGCCGCTGATCGAGCCGCAGATCCAGGCCCACCGCAACGGCGGCTCGCGCGACGACGGCGTGCGCGCACTGCTGGAAGAGAAGCAGCCGAGCCTGCGCATGTCCCTGCCCTCGGACATCGCGGCGATGGTCGCTTGGCTTTGCCGCGACGAAGCGCACAATGTCACCGGCGCCAGCTTCCCGATGGATGGCGGTTGGACGTCCCAGTAA
- a CDS encoding response regulator transcription factor — MPTLLIADDHPLFRAALRQAASEAVAAMAVREAESLDGVLAALDAEPDIDLILLDLHMPGNHGLAGLAAIRAQHPGVAVIVVSANDDPRVVRRALDHGAAGYLPKSAGLDDLREAIRSVMACEQWLPPSLRAAVSRAQSSSHDSELAARLASLSPQQFRVLVLVAQGLLNKQIADRLDVQERTVKAHLSAIFERLGVRNRTQASVVLRELELSDPARQIEV, encoded by the coding sequence ATGCCCACCCTGCTGATCGCCGATGACCACCCGCTGTTCCGTGCCGCCCTGCGGCAGGCCGCCAGCGAGGCGGTGGCGGCGATGGCGGTGCGCGAGGCCGAATCGCTGGACGGGGTACTGGCCGCACTCGATGCCGAGCCGGACATCGACCTCATCCTGCTGGACCTGCACATGCCGGGCAACCACGGCCTGGCCGGGCTGGCAGCGATCCGCGCGCAGCATCCGGGCGTGGCGGTGATCGTGGTCTCGGCCAACGACGACCCGCGCGTGGTGCGCCGCGCGCTGGACCACGGCGCGGCCGGCTACCTGCCCAAGAGCGCCGGCCTGGACGACCTGCGCGAGGCGATCCGCAGCGTGATGGCCTGCGAGCAATGGCTGCCGCCGTCGCTGCGCGCGGCGGTGTCGCGCGCGCAGTCCTCCAGCCACGACAGTGAACTGGCCGCGCGCCTGGCCAGCCTGTCGCCACAGCAGTTCCGGGTGCTGGTGCTGGTGGCCCAGGGCCTGCTCAACAAGCAGATCGCCGACCGCCTGGACGTGCAGGAACGCACGGTCAAGGCGCACCTGTCGGCGATCTTCGAACGACTGGGCGTGCGCAACCGTACCCAGGCCAGCGTGGTGCTGCGCGAGCTGGAACTGAGCGACCCGGCGCGGCAGATCGAGGTCTGA
- a CDS encoding PAS-domain containing protein, with protein MLSLITVVLAGMAWLALMFGAALYGERRPTAFTRHWHYVYALSLAVHCTSWTFYGTVTQAARHGWPLPPTFVGAVLFYALAFGLMLRLLRLARETNATSLADLIAARLGRDAWLAATVTLVAALGLIPYIALQLKAVTMSFDMVTDGVTGRGHSGMPWRDSALYVALAMALFAMLFGARRANVAEHNRGLVLAMAVESLFKLLAMLVLGGFVWFGLEALPEVTAPPPPVAPGGGVIPLVILGAMAMFLLPHQFHVAVVECRDPRDVRTARWLFPLYLLLIALPILPLARAGSAWLGDSVPTDMYTLALPFSQGQGGVALIAFLGGLSAATGMVVVSTLTLSLMIGNHWFAPGLLRGAWSKVGSGDRRHEVLWLRRAGICVIMLLAWAYSRLIGGSNVLADVGAVSFSALATLLPVLGFAIWRPQTPPRAAIVGIVAGFITWAWVLLVPSLLADAGRAPAWLSQGPLGWAWLAPEGLFGLTGWTPLGRAVGASLFVGTVATLLVMSWRRDTPDRTSRNLEADVLRDAGRRFLSHKRVEQLLAGAPRHGPVPAAIEASVERELSAVLGAASARLLLDAARRESGELATVAAIVSEASQDLRFNQQVLEAALQNMSQGISVIDREQRLVAWNRPYARLFGFPEELLQVGRPVVDLTRWALQVMPGRGDDERAVDRRLAFMRAGTPHLTERVFPDGRIVEIRGNPMPGGGFVATFTDVTEFRRNERELKLANETLEQRVGERTALLESAKREAERANDAKSRFLAAVGHDLLQPLHAAHLFTDTLAQQLESPPQRQAVEQIRGALDSTTDLLTGLFDMSRLEAGGLVPQPRDFPLAEVLDPLASEFRALANARGLAFHHVATTAWVHSDPQLLRRVLQNFLANAVRYTERGGVLLGVRREGGRLRIEVHDTGPGIAESERMAIFDEFRRGDGAGGQGLGLGLAIADRISRLLQAPLQLRSQQGRGTVFALSLPQVQRPVAVAAPVARGGGLRGVPVLVVDNDPASLQALATLLRGWGCEVAEANGDAQAFAAMEARPAALWLLDYNLDDGDTGTALQFRLGERFGPRPTLILSAADSLATRREVLEQGLTLLHKPVRPLALKSILDRMLASSAVAAAAAGRSDGEP; from the coding sequence ATGCTGAGTTTGATCACCGTGGTGCTGGCCGGCATGGCCTGGCTGGCGCTGATGTTTGGTGCGGCCTTGTACGGCGAGCGGCGGCCGACCGCCTTCACCCGCCATTGGCACTACGTCTACGCGCTGTCGCTGGCGGTGCACTGCACCTCGTGGACGTTCTACGGCACGGTCACCCAGGCCGCACGCCATGGCTGGCCACTGCCGCCCACCTTCGTCGGTGCAGTGCTGTTCTACGCGCTGGCCTTCGGACTGATGCTGCGCTTGCTTCGGCTGGCGCGCGAAACCAATGCCACCTCGCTGGCCGACCTGATCGCCGCCCGCTTGGGCCGCGATGCGTGGCTGGCGGCCACCGTGACCCTGGTGGCCGCGCTGGGCCTGATTCCCTACATCGCGCTGCAGCTCAAGGCAGTGACGATGAGCTTTGACATGGTCACCGATGGCGTCACCGGGCGTGGCCATTCCGGCATGCCGTGGCGCGACAGTGCGCTGTACGTGGCGCTGGCGATGGCGCTGTTCGCGATGCTGTTCGGCGCGCGCCGCGCCAACGTGGCCGAGCACAACCGCGGCCTGGTGCTGGCGATGGCGGTGGAATCGCTGTTCAAGCTGCTGGCGATGCTGGTGCTGGGTGGCTTCGTCTGGTTCGGGCTGGAGGCGCTGCCCGAAGTGACCGCTCCCCCGCCACCGGTGGCGCCGGGCGGCGGCGTGATCCCGCTGGTGATCCTGGGCGCGATGGCGATGTTCCTGCTGCCACACCAGTTCCACGTGGCCGTGGTCGAATGCCGCGATCCGCGCGACGTGCGCACTGCGCGCTGGCTGTTCCCGCTGTACCTGCTGCTGATCGCCTTGCCGATCCTGCCGCTGGCACGCGCCGGCAGCGCGTGGCTGGGCGACAGCGTACCGACGGACATGTACACGCTGGCCCTGCCGTTCTCGCAGGGGCAGGGCGGAGTGGCGCTGATCGCCTTCCTTGGCGGACTCAGTGCCGCTACCGGCATGGTCGTGGTCAGCACGCTGACCCTGAGCCTGATGATCGGCAACCACTGGTTCGCGCCGGGCCTGCTGCGCGGTGCGTGGTCGAAGGTCGGCAGCGGTGACCGGCGCCACGAGGTGCTGTGGCTACGGCGCGCCGGCATCTGCGTGATCATGCTGCTGGCCTGGGCCTACAGCCGGCTGATCGGTGGCAGCAATGTGCTGGCCGACGTCGGTGCGGTGTCGTTCTCGGCGCTGGCCACGCTGCTGCCAGTGTTGGGCTTTGCAATCTGGCGTCCGCAGACGCCGCCTCGCGCGGCCATCGTGGGGATCGTCGCCGGCTTCATCACCTGGGCCTGGGTGCTGCTGGTGCCGTCACTGCTGGCCGATGCGGGGCGTGCGCCGGCGTGGTTGTCGCAGGGTCCGCTGGGCTGGGCATGGCTGGCGCCGGAAGGCCTGTTCGGGCTGACCGGATGGACGCCGCTGGGACGTGCGGTCGGCGCCAGCCTGTTCGTCGGCACCGTGGCGACGCTGCTGGTGATGTCGTGGCGGCGCGACACGCCCGACCGCACCAGCCGCAACCTCGAGGCCGACGTGCTGCGCGATGCCGGTCGCCGCTTCCTGTCGCACAAGCGCGTGGAGCAGCTGCTGGCCGGAGCACCGCGCCATGGCCCGGTGCCGGCGGCGATCGAGGCCAGTGTCGAGCGCGAGCTGTCCGCCGTGCTGGGCGCGGCTTCCGCGCGCCTGCTGCTCGATGCCGCGCGCCGCGAAAGCGGCGAACTGGCCACGGTCGCGGCGATCGTCAGCGAGGCGTCGCAGGACCTGCGCTTCAACCAGCAGGTGCTCGAGGCCGCCCTGCAGAACATGAGCCAGGGCATCAGCGTGATCGACCGCGAACAGCGGCTGGTCGCGTGGAACCGGCCGTACGCGCGGTTGTTCGGTTTCCCCGAGGAACTGCTGCAGGTCGGGCGGCCGGTCGTCGACCTGACCCGCTGGGCACTGCAGGTGATGCCCGGCCGTGGCGACGACGAGCGTGCGGTTGACCGGCGTCTTGCCTTCATGCGCGCGGGCACGCCGCACCTGACCGAGCGTGTGTTCCCCGACGGGCGCATCGTCGAGATCCGCGGCAACCCGATGCCCGGTGGCGGCTTCGTGGCGACCTTCACCGACGTCACCGAATTCCGCCGTAACGAGCGCGAACTGAAACTGGCCAACGAGACCCTGGAGCAGCGCGTGGGCGAGCGCACCGCGCTGCTGGAATCGGCCAAGCGCGAGGCCGAGCGGGCCAACGATGCCAAGAGCCGCTTCCTGGCCGCGGTCGGCCACGACCTGCTGCAGCCGCTGCACGCCGCGCACCTGTTCACCGACACCCTGGCCCAGCAGCTGGAGTCGCCGCCGCAGCGGCAGGCCGTGGAGCAGATCCGCGGCGCACTGGATTCGACCACCGACCTGCTGACCGGCCTTTTCGACATGTCGCGGCTGGAAGCTGGCGGCCTGGTACCGCAGCCGCGTGATTTCCCGCTGGCCGAGGTGCTTGATCCACTGGCTTCCGAATTCCGCGCGCTGGCCAATGCCCGTGGACTGGCGTTCCACCACGTCGCCACCACCGCATGGGTGCACAGCGACCCGCAACTGCTGCGCCGCGTGCTGCAGAACTTCCTGGCCAATGCGGTGCGCTACACGGAGCGCGGCGGCGTGCTGCTGGGCGTGCGCCGCGAAGGCGGGCGCCTGCGCATCGAGGTGCACGACACCGGCCCGGGCATTGCCGAGTCCGAGCGCATGGCGATCTTCGACGAGTTCCGCCGTGGCGATGGCGCCGGTGGGCAGGGGCTCGGCCTGGGTCTGGCGATCGCCGACCGTATCTCGCGGCTGCTGCAAGCGCCGTTGCAGCTGCGCAGCCAGCAGGGACGCGGCACGGTGTTCGCGCTGTCGCTGCCCCAGGTGCAGCGTCCGGTGGCCGTGGCGGCACCGGTCGCGCGGGGCGGCGGCCTGCGGGGCGTGCCGGTGCTGGTGGTCGACAACGATCCGGCCTCGCTGCAGGCACTGGCCACGCTGCTGCGCGGCTGGGGCTGCGAGGTGGCCGAGGCCAACGGCGACGCGCAGGCGTTTGCGGCGATGGAGGCGCGACCGGCGGCGCTGTGGCTGCTGGACTACAACCTCGACGACGGCGATACCGGAACCGCACTGCAGTTCCGGCTGGGCGAGCGCTTCGGGCCGCGGCCGACGCTGATCCTCAGTGCCGCCGACAGCCTGGCCACGCGTCGCGAGGTGCTCGAGCAGGGCCTGACCCTGCTGCACAAGCCGGTGCGGCCGCTGGCACTGAAATCGATCCTGGACCGGATGCTGGCCTCCAGTGCCGTGGCGGCGGCTGCCGCCGGGCGCAGCGACGGGGAGCCGTAA
- a CDS encoding TonB-dependent receptor has translation MKRKTLCMAIGGVLLAPAIAMAQDAPAASTQAGSQATTLDEVTVTARRRSESIMDVPVAVSAFGEEQLKDLQATTVEGLQGAVPNMNIAQGRGSANSVNVAIRGIGQPDALQTFDPGVGMYVDDVYYSRINGALFSLFDIQQLEVLRGPQGTLYGKNSTGGAIKLTTKNPFDNEGGAVELTAGDYGRAEGRFYVSGKLSDSVAASIAGAKITNDGYVKDPETGRRFNDDDTEALRFKLALSPTEDFRATISVDHTKQDAALTMGRPMADLRATSLAPAGVVVLLPGQTGDWNHTARTSFDPDQGQKLKHDGASLAMEWDLNEQLQLKSITSYRKLKTESYIDIDASEYELGDVLVALDQDQKSQEFQLHYDNGSNLHATFGAYYMKENVPSYQEAYADDLFQLLGAPLPFLRTIEDDLSTTSKAAFAHVNWEFIPTWTLAAGVRWTKDSKEYDRSTSTFWGAPYNVINETVAFAAKADWTAVTPSISLQKEFSDNLMGYVSANRGFKSGGFNGRANTVYDTQNARFDPEYVWTYEVGVKGSSSDRRLRGSATAFYSKYSDFQARVSQDVGTFPVLNAAEMNIKGLELEGSAMLGAATTLSGQVSWLDAKYDRFDDFRLDPTYPGFDPNVNHDHVPFSPDWSARVALQHVFQLGDNGSLTLGGDVSYRGDTWLSVDNRDVLSQDAYTLVGLYGVWDSPQLAWQVRAGVRNLTDESYKVEGQEFASVGNIQTAYYGLPRNWYVSLRYNF, from the coding sequence ATGAAGCGCAAGACTCTTTGCATGGCCATCGGTGGCGTGCTGCTGGCACCGGCCATTGCCATGGCCCAGGATGCACCGGCCGCCAGTACGCAGGCCGGCAGCCAGGCCACCACGCTGGACGAAGTGACCGTTACCGCGCGCCGCCGCAGCGAATCGATCATGGACGTGCCGGTGGCGGTGTCCGCCTTCGGCGAGGAACAGCTCAAGGACCTGCAGGCGACCACCGTCGAGGGCCTGCAGGGCGCCGTTCCGAACATGAACATCGCCCAGGGCCGCGGCTCGGCCAACTCGGTCAACGTCGCCATCCGTGGCATCGGCCAGCCGGACGCGCTGCAGACCTTCGACCCGGGCGTGGGCATGTACGTTGACGACGTCTACTACTCGCGCATCAACGGTGCCCTGTTCTCGCTGTTCGACATCCAGCAGCTGGAAGTGCTGCGTGGCCCGCAGGGCACGCTGTACGGCAAGAACTCCACCGGTGGCGCGATCAAGCTGACCACCAAGAACCCCTTCGACAACGAGGGTGGCGCGGTCGAGCTGACCGCCGGTGACTACGGCCGCGCCGAAGGGCGCTTCTATGTCTCGGGCAAGCTGAGCGACTCCGTGGCCGCCAGCATTGCCGGCGCCAAGATCACCAACGACGGTTACGTCAAGGATCCGGAGACCGGCCGTCGCTTCAACGACGACGACACCGAAGCCCTGCGCTTCAAGCTGGCGCTGAGCCCGACCGAAGACTTCCGCGCGACCATCAGTGTCGACCACACCAAGCAGGACGCCGCGCTGACCATGGGCCGTCCGATGGCCGACCTGCGCGCCACCAGCCTGGCCCCGGCCGGCGTGGTGGTGCTGCTGCCGGGCCAGACCGGCGACTGGAACCACACCGCGCGCACCTCCTTCGACCCCGACCAGGGCCAGAAGCTCAAGCACGACGGTGCATCGCTGGCGATGGAGTGGGACCTCAACGAGCAACTGCAGCTCAAGTCCATCACCTCCTACCGCAAGCTCAAGACCGAGTCCTACATCGACATCGATGCGTCCGAGTACGAGCTGGGCGACGTGCTGGTGGCGCTGGACCAGGACCAGAAGAGCCAGGAATTCCAGCTGCACTACGACAATGGCAGCAACCTGCACGCCACCTTCGGCGCGTACTACATGAAGGAAAACGTGCCCTCCTACCAGGAGGCCTATGCCGATGACCTGTTCCAGCTGCTCGGTGCGCCGCTGCCGTTCCTTCGCACCATCGAGGACGACCTGAGCACCACCTCCAAGGCCGCCTTCGCCCACGTCAACTGGGAGTTCATCCCGACCTGGACGCTGGCCGCCGGCGTGCGCTGGACCAAGGACAGCAAGGAGTACGACCGCAGCACCAGCACCTTCTGGGGCGCGCCGTACAACGTGATCAACGAGACCGTCGCTTTTGCCGCCAAGGCCGACTGGACCGCGGTGACGCCGTCGATCAGCCTGCAGAAGGAATTCAGCGACAACCTGATGGGCTACGTGTCGGCCAACCGCGGCTTCAAGAGCGGTGGCTTCAACGGCCGCGCCAATACCGTCTATGACACCCAGAACGCCAGGTTCGATCCGGAATACGTCTGGACCTACGAAGTGGGCGTCAAGGGCAGCTCCAGCGACCGCCGCTTGCGCGGCAGCGCCACCGCCTTCTACAGCAAGTACAGCGACTTCCAGGCGCGCGTGTCGCAGGACGTGGGCACCTTCCCGGTCCTCAACGCCGCGGAGATGAACATCAAGGGCCTGGAGCTGGAAGGCTCGGCGATGCTCGGCGCGGCCACCACCCTGAGCGGCCAGGTGTCCTGGCTGGATGCCAAGTACGACCGTTTCGATGACTTCCGCCTGGATCCGACCTACCCGGGCTTCGATCCCAACGTGAACCATGACCACGTGCCGTTCTCGCCGGACTGGAGCGCACGCGTGGCCCTCCAGCACGTGTTCCAGCTGGGCGACAACGGCAGCCTGACCCTCGGCGGCGACGTCTCCTACCGCGGCGACACCTGGTTGAGCGTGGACAACCGCGACGTGCTGAGCCAGGACGCCTACACCCTGGTCGGCCTGTACGGGGTGTGGGATTCGCCGCAGCTGGCATGGCAGGTGCGTGCGGGCGTACGCAACCTGACCGATGAGAGCTACAAGGTCGAAGGCCAGGAGTTCGCCAGCGTCGGCAACATCCAGACCGCGTACTACGGCCTGCCGCGCAACTGGTACGTGTCGCTGCGCTACAACTTCTGA
- a CDS encoding GntP family permease, whose translation MSFLIVLTALVFLMFVAYRGYSVILFAPIAALGAVLLTDPALVQPMFTGLFMDKMVGFLKLYFPVFLLGAVFGKLIEVSGFSKAIVSATIRLVGAQRAMLSIVLVCGLLTYGGVSLFVVVFAVYPFAAELFRQSNIPKRLIPGTIALGAFTFTMDALPGTPQIQNIIPTSFFGTTSWAAPTLGVIGTLIILALGLSYLEWRRRAALAAGEGYAGSEALLNEPAPFAGEKLAHPLVALLPLLLVGVSNYLFTGWIPDWYGDATSFVPAVIGNPAPVVQETAKLGAIWAVQAALLVGILSVIALAWQPVVTAFSEGTKSAIGGAMLASMNTASEYGFGAVIAALPGFLVVANALGSIPNPLVNEAISVTAMAGITGSASGGMSIALAAMADSFIANAQAAGIPMEVLHRVASMASGGMDTLPHNGAVITVLAVTGLTHRQSYKDIFAITVIKTLAVFAIIGVYYATGWV comes from the coding sequence ATGTCGTTTCTGATCGTGTTGACCGCGTTGGTCTTCCTCATGTTCGTGGCCTATCGCGGCTACAGCGTGATCCTGTTCGCCCCGATCGCCGCACTGGGCGCGGTGCTGCTCACCGACCCGGCACTGGTCCAGCCGATGTTCACCGGCCTTTTCATGGACAAGATGGTCGGCTTCCTCAAGCTGTACTTCCCGGTGTTCCTGCTCGGCGCGGTGTTCGGCAAGCTGATCGAGGTCTCGGGGTTCTCAAAGGCCATCGTCAGCGCAACCATCAGGCTGGTCGGCGCCCAGCGCGCCATGCTGTCCATCGTGCTGGTCTGCGGCCTGTTGACCTACGGCGGCGTGTCGCTGTTCGTGGTGGTGTTCGCGGTCTACCCGTTCGCCGCCGAGCTGTTCCGCCAGTCCAACATCCCCAAGCGGCTGATCCCCGGCACCATCGCCCTGGGCGCCTTCACCTTCACCATGGACGCGCTGCCGGGCACGCCGCAGATCCAGAACATCATCCCGACCAGTTTCTTCGGCACCACCAGCTGGGCAGCGCCGACCCTGGGCGTGATCGGCACCCTGATCATCCTTGCCTTGGGCCTGAGCTACCTGGAGTGGCGCCGCCGCGCCGCGCTGGCTGCCGGCGAGGGCTATGCCGGCAGCGAAGCGCTGCTCAACGAACCGGCACCGTTTGCCGGCGAGAAGCTGGCCCATCCGCTGGTTGCCCTGCTGCCACTGCTGCTGGTGGGCGTGTCCAACTACCTGTTCACCGGCTGGATCCCGGACTGGTACGGCGACGCCACCTCGTTCGTGCCGGCGGTGATCGGCAACCCGGCGCCGGTCGTGCAGGAAACCGCCAAGCTCGGCGCGATCTGGGCGGTGCAGGCCGCGCTGCTGGTCGGCATCCTGTCAGTGATCGCGCTGGCCTGGCAGCCGGTGGTCACCGCCTTCTCCGAAGGGACGAAAAGTGCCATCGGTGGCGCAATGCTGGCCTCGATGAACACCGCTTCCGAATACGGATTCGGCGCGGTCATCGCCGCCCTGCCGGGCTTCCTCGTCGTGGCCAACGCGCTGGGCTCGATTCCCAACCCGCTGGTCAACGAGGCCATCTCGGTCACCGCGATGGCCGGCATCACCGGCTCGGCCTCGGGCGGCATGTCCATCGCGCTGGCGGCCATGGCCGACAGCTTCATCGCCAACGCCCAGGCCGCCGGCATCCCGATGGAGGTGCTCCACCGCGTGGCCTCGATGGCCTCCGGCGGCATGGACACCCTGCCCCACAACGGCGCGGTGATCACCGTGCTGGCGGTCACCGGCCTGACCCACCGCCAGTCCTACAAGGACATCTTCGCCATCACCGTCATCAAGACCCTGGCGGTGTTCGCGATCATCGGCGTGTACTACGCCACCGGCTGGGTCTGA
- a CDS encoding ComEA family DNA-binding protein — protein sequence MKFFTVTLKSLVLSLLLAGSALAAEKVNINTADAAELDRVLVNVGAAKAQAIVDFRDANGPFKSAEELALVKGIGLKTVERNRDLIEVGAGKAPAGKAATTAASKPKPVERR from the coding sequence ATGAAGTTTTTCACCGTGACGTTGAAGTCACTGGTATTGAGCCTGCTGCTGGCCGGGTCCGCCCTGGCGGCGGAAAAGGTGAACATCAATACCGCTGACGCGGCGGAGCTGGACCGGGTACTGGTGAACGTGGGGGCGGCAAAGGCCCAGGCGATCGTCGATTTCCGGGACGCGAACGGACCTTTCAAGAGCGCCGAGGAGCTGGCGCTGGTGAAGGGAATCGGTTTGAAGACGGTCGAACGGAATCGGGACCTGATCGAAGTGGGCGCGGGGAAGGCGCCTGCAGGGAAGGCCGCCACGACGGCAGCCTCCAAGCCCAAACCGGTGGAAAGGCGCTGA